ACGCCGCGGCTTCCGCGCCGCCCGCTTCTTCGGCGAGGTGCGTGGCCACGAAGACGCGGTCGTCGCCGTAGACGAAGGGCTTGCCCAAGGTCTCGCCGTCCACCGGCACGATGCCGATGCCGTTCTTGCCGGTGGACTCGGCGACGAGCTGCTCGAGCCAGCCGCCAAGGCTGGCGAGGTGCGGAGACGCGACGAAGGTCAGCTTGTCGCGCCCCTGGCGCGCCAGCGTGCCGAGGGCGATGCCGAGGGCGACACCGGGGTTCGTCTCGGGAGGGACCTCGGGGCCGCAGGCGCGCGCCATGTGCGCGGCGCGCCGGAGGATAGCAGCGACGTCGAGGCCCATGAGCGCTGCCGGGCACATGCCGAAGGGGGAGAGCGCCGAGTAGCGCCCGCCGATGTCGGGGGCACCTGGCACCACGCGCCGGAAGGTCAGGCGTTCCGCGAGCGCTTGCAACTTCGAACCCGGATCGGTGATGGCGACGAAGTGGCCCGGAGCCCGCTCGGCGCCGACGGCCTCCTGCACCCGGGCGAAGAAGTACTCGTAGAAGACATGGGGCTCCGTCGTCGTCCCGGACTTGGAGGAGACGAGGAAGAGCGTGTGCGCCGGATCGAGGCGTTGCTCGAGGCTGCGCACCTGCTGCGGATCCGTGGAGTCGAGGACGAGGAGCGCCGGAAACCCCGGAGCCGGAGCGAACGTCTGGCTCAGCACCTCGGGACAGAGGCTCGAGCCACCCATGCCGAGAACCACCACCTGCCGGAAACCGGCGGCGACCACTTCGGATGCGAGTTGTACGAGCGGTGCGGCGGCGTTGCTGCCCCCATCCGCACCGTCGAGAAGTCGCATCCAGCCGAGCCAGCGGTTCTCGTCGCTCCGCGTCCACAGAGAAGTGTCACCGGCCCACAAGCGTCGCACCTTGTCCTGCTCGCGCCAGGCGGCGAGCTCCGCCTGCACCGCCGCGCTCGCGGCACCGAGATTCCAACCCCAAGTGCCCAGGGGACGGTTCACGCTCGCCATCGTGCACCTCCTCG
The sequence above is a segment of the Candidatus Krumholzibacteriia bacterium genome. Coding sequences within it:
- a CDS encoding bifunctional transaldolase/phosoglucose isomerase, whose protein sequence is MASVNRPLGTWGWNLGAASAAVQAELAAWREQDKVRRLWAGDTSLWTRSDENRWLGWMRLLDGADGGSNAAAPLVQLASEVVAAGFRQVVVLGMGGSSLCPEVLSQTFAPAPGFPALLVLDSTDPQQVRSLEQRLDPAHTLFLVSSKSGTTTEPHVFYEYFFARVQEAVGAERAPGHFVAITDPGSKLQALAERLTFRRVVPGAPDIGGRYSALSPFGMCPAALMGLDVAAILRRAAHMARACGPEVPPETNPGVALGIALGTLARQGRDKLTFVASPHLASLGGWLEQLVAESTGKNGIGIVPVDGETLGKPFVYGDDRVFVATHLAEEAGGAEAAALQALADAGHPVVRITMQHPLDLGQEFFRWEIATAVAGSVLGLHPFDQPDVEAAKVATRALTAAYEKDGRLPEENLLLEEESLRLFAAPAHARQLLAAAPSPGLDALLAAHLQLLRPGDYFALLAYLEMNAAHRRELLEMGRRVRDGKRVATTLGFGPRFLHSTGQLHKGGPNTGVFLQVTAESKADVPIPGRPYGFGLLESFQAGGDFAVLAERGRRVLRVHLSGDVGRSLARLRDLVHAAVPA